The sequence GTATATCTGTGAATTTTAGGGTGATATTGGATATTTTGTTGAAACAAGGAGGATAGCATGGTAAGGGCTAAAGTTCTTGAATCAAGTAAGATTTGAGCAGTGGGTTCAGGCATCTGGAACAGAATTAATAACATATACAGGGAACATTGAGTGATATTGAAGATTTTTATAAAGGAATCGGCTCTTATTCACTTGAATTTCATGTACATTTCCAAAAGTGGTAAGGAGGAACTATGGAATATATTGCCCATATCCGCCAAAAGGATAAAAAAATTCAAACGGTGGAGGAACATCAGAAGGAAGTGCAAGTCGGCTGTGAGCAATATGGTGCAAAGATAGGTGTGACCCATTTGGCCGGATTGGCGGGAATGCTGCATGATATCGGAAAAAATACGAACGAGTTCAACACGTATCTTGTCAAAGCGGTCTACCACCCGGAAGCCGCTTCCCGAAAAGGCTCGGTCGATCATTCAACGGCGGGAGGAAAGCTGTTATATCAGCGCTATCACAAGGGCGAGGGAGTTTCGATGAACAAGCTGGCAGCGGAATGGATCGGGAACTGTATTATTTCCCACCATCAAGGGTTGCGGGATTTCCTTAGTCCACAATTGGACTCGCCTTATCTGAAACGGGTGGGGCAGAAGGAACTTGATGAGTATGACCGGGCTGTCGCCGCTTTTTTCGAACAAGTGCCAGCTGATAAGCTTGACCGCTATTTTGAGCAGGCGGTTGCGGAGCTAAAGCTTGCTTTAACCATCATCCAAGAGTATAAGTTGCCACGCATTACGCTTGCTTTACTCATCAAGTACATTTTTAGTTGCCTCATAGATGCCGATCGGACGAATACCCGGGATTTTGAAGCGGATGAGCATACGGACTGGATCAAGGATCATCAATCTTTTTTTCTTGAAAGCTATAATCGCCTGTTGGCGAAGATTGCATTGTTGAACGAGGCGAAGGATGCGGATCATCCAATTAATCGTTTAAGACGGGAAATGTCCCGGCAATGTGAAGAGTTTGCGCTGCTCTCATCGGGCATTTACACGCTCTCTATTCCGACAGGAGGGGGGAAGACGCTGGCCAGCTTACGTTATGCACTACGACATGCCCTTGAGACCGGTAAGGAACGGATTATTTATATTGTGCCGTTTACGACGATCATCGAGCAGAATGCGAAAGAAATACGGGAAATCATTCAGAATGATGATATGGTTCTGGAGCATCATTCCAATGTTGTGGATGAAATTGATCCTGGCAGCGATGATTACGATTTGGAAAAAGAGAAACTGAAGCTTGCCAGGGACCACTGGGATCGACCGATTATTTTTACTACCATGGTACAGTTTCTGAATACCTTTTACGCCAAGGGGACCCGCAATGTGCGGAGATTGCATCAATTGTCGAATGCGGTGCTGATCTTTGATGAGGTCCAGGCCGTTCCTCACCGCTGCCTTTCGCTGTTTAATGCGGCCCTCAACTTTCTCCACACCTTTGGGAAATCCAGTATTGTGCTATGTACGGCGACGCAACCGGCGCTTGATGATGTCAGACATAAGCTGCATTTGTCCGAGCAGTCGGAGATGATCAAGAATTTGAGTGATGTGGGACGGTATTTTAAAAGGGTGGAGTTGGTCGATTATACCGCCAAGTGCGGCGCTTCGGGATGGGGAGCGGAAACATTGGCTTCCTTTGTACGTGAGAGAATGAATGAGGTGAACAGCGTGCTGGTCATTCTCAATACGAAGACCGCCGTACGGAAGCTGTTCGCCGAGCTGGATCAGGAGGAATGGGCCGAAGATAGAAAGGTACGCCTGTTCCATTTAAGTACGAATATGTGTGCAGCGCATCGGAAAGATGTACTGGCCGAGTTGATTCAAGTGCTTGACTCCAAAGTAAATGAACGGGTGATATGCGTCAGTACCCAGCTTATTGAGGCCGGGGTGAACATCAGCTTTGATTGCGTGATCCGCTCGCTCTCCGGACTGGATTCGATTACGCAGGCAGCGGGTAGATGCAACCGCCATGGGAAAGACCCTTTGCGTCAGGTGTACGTCATCCAATCTGCGGACGAGAACTTAAACCATTTGCAAGAAATCAAGATTGGAGCAGAAATGACTCTTAAGGTGCTGGACGACTTTCGGAAAAAGCCGGAACTCTACGAAAATGATCGGCTATCCCCGTCCGCGATGAAGGCTTATTTTAAATACTACTATCATCGTATTAAAGATGAGTTGGATTATCCCGTTCCGAAGCTCGGGGGGAAGAAGCTGTTTAATCTGTTGAGTTCAAACAAAGCGTATTATGATGCTTACCGAAATCGCTATAGCGAAAAGCTTGGACTTGGGAGCCTGCAAGCCTTGGCGACAGCGGAGCAATACTTCGAGGTTATTGACAACCCGGCAACTTCAGTTATTGTCCCGTACAATGCAGAGGCGAGAGACTTGATTGCTAATCTGAACGGGGAACTGGATATTTGGGAGCTTGGCGATTTGCTGCGGAAGGCGCAACAGTATGTGGTCAATGTTTATAAGCATGATCTTGTTAAGCTCGATAAGAGCGGGGAACTGTTTCCACTATTGAATGGCAATGTTCTGGCGTTGCATGACACGGCTTACTCGGAGCGATTTGGCGTAGGAACAGAAGGGGACGGAGAGTGGGGGACATCTATTATATAGGGAAAAACCCGCATTAAAGCGGGCTTCTCTTGATTGTCTTAGTGACATTATATAATTTTCAATCCACGCCCTTGAGAGCGACGAGTTGAGTTTATCACACGATGACACATAAACGCAATCATACTAAGAATGAAAAATAATGGAATTCCCAAATAAAGGGGTTGCCAAAATTATAGACAGCCTTTATCCTATATTTAGGGGAACTCATATATTTAGTGACATTCTATAAGAATTAATTCATGTACTCCTAGTAAGTGGTTATTTGCCAAATCAGAAGGTGGGGTAGAGATTAAGAATGTCGGCAAAATGATTTGGGGAAAGGAGATCTTTTCGGATGAGAAAAACAGTATGCAAGGCAATGTTTAAGCTCAATTGCACAAAGTGCGATGAGAGCAAAGACCTCAAAGTGAAGATTAGCCACCATCTCAAACAGACTTGTACAATCCAAGTTAAAAATTGAAGCCTTCCATCCTAACGAGCGCGGCTGTCCTTTTAAATTAAAGATAGTGCAGCCGCCTCTCCAAATCCGGCACGCCAACACTCTGTTCTTGCTTTTTAATAAATACACAACAATTTAAATTTACAAAAAGGCGGTGAATACATGAGAAACCAGATCGAGTTCGAGGTTTACGGAAAATACGGATTGTTTACGGACCCGCTGACCAAAATCGGCGGGGAGAAGTTTAGCTATCAAATACCGACCTATCAAGCGTTGAAGGGGATAGTGGAATCCATATATTGGAAACCCACGCTTATTTGGATTATCGACGAGGTACGGGTCATGGAACCAATACAGACGGAATCGAAAGGCATTCGTCCTATTGAGTACGGGGGAGGTAATACGCTTTCTTATTATACGTATCTCAAAGAACCGCGATATCAAGTCAGGGCGCACTTTGAGTTTAATCCTCACCGTGAAGATTTGATTCAGGACCGCAACGAACACAAGCATCATAACATTGCGAAGCGGGCGGTACAGGCGGGAGGCCGGCGGGATATTTTCCTGGGCGCGCGGGAATGTCAGGGCTATGTGGAACCTTGCGAATATGGTAAGGGAGTCGGATTTTATGATGAAATTGCAGAGATTGACTTCGGCATCATGGTGCATGGTATTAACTACCCTGATGAAACGGGGCGACAAGAGCGGGAAACCCGGTTATGGCGGGCAAAGATGGAGCATGGCATTATCCGGTA is a genomic window of Paenibacillus durus ATCC 35681 containing:
- a CDS encoding CRISPR-associated helicase/endonuclease Cas3; protein product: MEYIAHIRQKDKKIQTVEEHQKEVQVGCEQYGAKIGVTHLAGLAGMLHDIGKNTNEFNTYLVKAVYHPEAASRKGSVDHSTAGGKLLYQRYHKGEGVSMNKLAAEWIGNCIISHHQGLRDFLSPQLDSPYLKRVGQKELDEYDRAVAAFFEQVPADKLDRYFEQAVAELKLALTIIQEYKLPRITLALLIKYIFSCLIDADRTNTRDFEADEHTDWIKDHQSFFLESYNRLLAKIALLNEAKDADHPINRLRREMSRQCEEFALLSSGIYTLSIPTGGGKTLASLRYALRHALETGKERIIYIVPFTTIIEQNAKEIREIIQNDDMVLEHHSNVVDEIDPGSDDYDLEKEKLKLARDHWDRPIIFTTMVQFLNTFYAKGTRNVRRLHQLSNAVLIFDEVQAVPHRCLSLFNAALNFLHTFGKSSIVLCTATQPALDDVRHKLHLSEQSEMIKNLSDVGRYFKRVELVDYTAKCGASGWGAETLASFVRERMNEVNSVLVILNTKTAVRKLFAELDQEEWAEDRKVRLFHLSTNMCAAHRKDVLAELIQVLDSKVNERVICVSTQLIEAGVNISFDCVIRSLSGLDSITQAAGRCNRHGKDPLRQVYVIQSADENLNHLQEIKIGAEMTLKVLDDFRKKPELYENDRLSPSAMKAYFKYYYHRIKDELDYPVPKLGGKKLFNLLSSNKAYYDAYRNRYSEKLGLGSLQALATAEQYFEVIDNPATSVIVPYNAEARDLIANLNGELDIWELGDLLRKAQQYVVNVYKHDLVKLDKSGELFPLLNGNVLALHDTAYSERFGVGTEGDGEWGTSII
- the cas5c gene encoding type I-C CRISPR-associated protein Cas5c, yielding MRNQIEFEVYGKYGLFTDPLTKIGGEKFSYQIPTYQALKGIVESIYWKPTLIWIIDEVRVMEPIQTESKGIRPIEYGGGNTLSYYTYLKEPRYQVRAHFEFNPHREDLIQDRNEHKHHNIAKRAVQAGGRRDIFLGARECQGYVEPCEYGKGVGFYDEIAEIDFGIMVHGINYPDETGRQERETRLWRAKMEHGIIRYIRPEECTLLRKTGEGHIKSFGLADIQSVEELYADYFQGEERG